GCTGCTGCAGTGTTCAGCACCACACCTTACTGCGCCGCCTTCTCAGCCTTGATGATCTCCGTGATGCCATCGTACATCTCCTTGACGGCCTGGAACTCGGTCAGTCCCATGCGGCGCTTGTTCGAGATGTCGTAGATGCCACCCTCAGCCTCGGAGTGTTCACCGCGGGTGCCACGGACCTGCAGGTTGTACTTGTCGGCGGTAGCCTCCAGCTTCGCGTAGTCCTTGGCCAGCTTCGGGACCTTAATGTGCACCGAGGCGCGGATGGTGGTGCCAAGGTTGGTCGGGCAGAAGGTCAGGAAGCCAAGACGGTCGTTGTGCGAGAACGGGATGCGCTTCTCGATGTCGTTGACGGCGGTCACCAGACGACGGTAGACCTGGCCGAGATCGCCACCCATCTGCATCGAGATGATGCGGAGATGGTCCTCCTCGTTGCACCAGACCAGGAAGGTCTTGTTGTCGTTGTGGTAGATACCGCGACCGGACGGCCAGAAGCGGCACGCGTTGGCGGCCTGCAGGAAGCGATCGCCCTCCTTGAACAGGAAGTGATCGTCGATCAGCTGCTGCTGGACGGCCTTGTCCATACCGGTCAGCGGGAAGAACTTGCCCTTCAGCTCACCCTCCAGTCCGGACAGGGTGGAGGAAACCTTCTCCTCCATCTCCTTGTACTGGGCCTCGGTCAGGCAGGGGTTGAATGGGTAGCCCTCCATCGAGCGACCGCAACGGACGCGGGTCGACACGACGTACTCGCCGGTCGGGTCAACGTTGCTAAAGGCATTCACATCACCGAAGTCACGGGCCGGGTGCTTGTCGGTCTTCTTGAAGCCCTTGTGGTAGTCCTCAATGATCGGGTCGAACAAATCGGCGAACACGGTGTACGACTCAGCATCCGGAGCGTAGATGCCGACGCCGGAATCTGGGTTCTCGAAACCTGGGGAAAACACGCAGACCGGGGAATTAGTCGCGTTCAATCGGATGGTGGAAGTACAAGAACACGAAACCTACCAGATTGGACGCAGTCCAGCAGAGTCGAGCCGAAGGAAGTCTTCTTGTTCTTCAGAGCATCGAAGACCTCCTTGGTCAAGTACTTCTTCAGCAGGGACTTGGAGTCCGAGGCAGCCAGCTTGGCGAAGCCAGCCTCCATCTTTTCCAGTACAGCTGCGTCAACCATGGTGTCTGATTTGTTTCTGCTAGGACGAAATTAACAACAGAAAAACGGGATACGAAATTACAATTAGTTCTACGCGGGTGGTTTCGATCGTTATTTTCAATGGAACATTTTTATCGAGCAAGCAGGGCTGCACGCACTGTTTGTAAAGGTTCAGCAGTAGGATTTTACATGATCCGATGGCAAGTTACTACTAGTGTACTTAAATagttatcaatttttttcaatcaagaCTTCAACACAGTGAAATACTTTCTTTCCGATACATTTTGAATGGTTTATAGTTGGTATGGTTTTCTCCATTATATGAAGAAGAATTGTACAATCAACGCGTTCTATAATAAATGATGTCTTTTCGACACCTCtatcaatcttttttttttgtttgttgaacgTGGTTCATGTTTTGTTCTCCATTGTCCCACACTTTCATTTCGCAATATGACTGATTGTATATTTTGCCGGAAGCAAGATGCATCCGGATGCATTATCAGGATGGACCCTTCATCCCTTGCATCCCTTTGGCAAGGAATTCATCAATGTGCACAGCCATTTTATGTGTGGCCTTGTGTGGGGTCGTGCTGAGAAAAACCCTCTTCCAGCTAAAAACAGGCTGTTGCTCCCACATTAGGGAATGAGAACCGCCGCGTTCTACACACATATTGAAGGCAGAGTGCGAAAATCCCCTCTGAATGTCCGTGTCGGTGCCGGTGGCCGTCCGACCGCACACCACTTACCTCGACAAAAATACCATCGAGTTTGATACACACCCTTCGCCACCGTTGGCCGCATCGGCATCGGTTCCCGCCGTTCCGGCCGCTGTTTCATTCTCTACCACCTTACTGTCCTTCTTGTCCTTCGAGGCGCATCCACCCATTTTGTTGCTTGCTGTATGTgtcggtgatggtgatggtggtagtACTAGTGCCGCAGTCTTCGGCCGCTGTTGGTTTGAGCAGTATTGTCTCGAGTCGGTTCGAGATCGAATTTGTGTTGGTCCCTTGCAATCGCTTATCGTTACACTACCTATGTCGCGCTTACTACTACTAGTACTTCGTTGTTGGAATGTCCTTCCGAGCTGACAGGTGCCTGTATCACACGATGCACCGGTTCGGACAGCAAGGTTAAAGACGAAACGTAATCTGATCGCCACCTTTTCTTTGGAATTTGTAAGAAGATCGTGTCTCTGTTCGTTCGACGATCAAATGCAACAAGATGCCGAAACCACTTTGGAAGAATGCTTCGAAGGAATGTTGTGCGTGTAGATGATGAACACTGGTTGGGTGGTAGAgtattgtgtgtgtggaatCGGTTGTCCCTTTAAAGTGAACACACCCACTAGAGTAAGCTTATGTTGTAGAAGTTAAGTTGTGTTTGCCGCTTTGCACTAATTCACTACATCAGTAAAAATGCACTCTCAAAAACTGGTTTAGtctttttggtttaagttGAATCACGGTTTAGAAATGTTGATCACCGTTGGAAGGGAGGCGCGCACGGGAACTGAATACTACACCTAATAATAAAGTGCTACCCCCTCGACGTGAGTCTTTGGCTGATGGTGCTGGTGGTTGCTGTGAACCAGAAGATTCGTTAATGCATTACTACCTAGTTAGTTCCACTTAATtgagttttcattttcccttcaCTTAAAGGATAATAAATCTAGTTTCATATATGGAAAATGCAAAAGTATTGCATTCCATGCAAACATCTTTCATTCAACTAAAGAGCTTCGtttagttgttgttgctgctgtcaaTCTTTTCCCCCGGAAGGCGTTGTtcgccacacacaaaaaaaaactattgtaTTTTCTCTCCCATTATTAAACCTTTCTCTTTTCCTCCACAGAGCACCAACACCAAAACGGAAAGATTCAACAGTCCCTTTGGTGTGTCCTTTTCAAATGTGCTGTTCCGTTCATGCTCACTAGGATGATACTTCTTGCTGCACCACGCAATAGGGCGCCCTTGTGAAACAaacacgcgcgcgcacgcacacaaatAACGAGCCGCCGCACCCTTTTTAAGGATGGAAAGGATATTTCTCACACAGCAAGCCGATATTGTGCGGATGGAGAAAAATCACCGTTACCCAGTAGGCAGACACGATCGTCGCGTGTTCGGTGAGTTTCTGAGAAATGGGACACAAATTATTTAACTGTTTGCGATCAAGATTGATCCTCAACGatctaataatgctttgaagTCTCAATCACTAAGTAGTGCTTTCGATAAATGGTTATCATTCTACTAAAGCAGTAGCGTCCAATTCACTAACACACTAGCGCACTTGGAGCAACGGTTTACGACGCTATTTCTCCAGGGAATATGAAGATTTTCCTTGCGAAACGCATTTTTCATATCTGTTCGCTCTGATCTTAAACCCTCTTAGACACAATTTTAACACATCTGGTGAgattaattttccttcaaGGGACACAAATTTTCTCCTTAATCCTTTCACTAgacttttcaccaaaaaacacactgaTCCCCGCGCTTAATGAAAAACTCATGCCTTACGTTTTTCCGTGTgcaaaaacacatgaaaatGCGCGCGCGAAAAACAGACACAAATTGGAATATTGGCAAACAAATGGGAAATTAGACTGTTTTGTgtgctctttttttcattttccgtttgtttgtagctcccaaacaaaacacacgggaaattgctgctactgctgcttcttggtggggggggggggggtcgtaaATAACGAGCGCGCGCGAACAagttaaaaaacacaaaacggttGGCTTTTGCCGCGAGGACGCCGCACTAACAAACCGGATTTATATATCCTGCCGCACTAAGGACACGGGAAAGACAGACTTAGTTTAGTTCTGGGCCCGACTAACTCTATAATCCTGGTCCCAGGGTAAAAAAACGCGCGTCTCCCGTGCGTCTCTTCTAAAACTCAGTAGCTCTCGCACTCTCGCgtaacacacactcactcattCACACGCGTACGTACAGAGGATCCTTTTTGGatgggtgtatgtgtggaaAGTGAGACAGAGAGGGTAAGCGTTGGAAAAGCGCGTGCGGTATGGCTGTTGCTATCATTAACATTGCACACAACGACAGATAACGAAAGGACGCTCTCTCAACACATGGCGCCCACCATGGAAATGCTTTGTATGTATGGAAGGATACGCTTTTCCATTAATTTTCATCTCTAACCTTCCTTCTATATTGTGCTTATTGTGTGAATCGATGGGAAATGTCCTAAGGACTAAACTCGGAATCGAGCTGGTCGTTGTATCCTTTTCtggtttgttatttgttgctACCGCCCAAACCCCAGTGCCCTGTGCCCTGTGCCCTGTGTGTGATAAAACTATTGGCGATGGGTCGCACACATTCTCCCGGAACACGGACACACAGCAGCAGCCGTGGTATGTCCCGGTCTTTATTTTCTCCCTAAAAAGGAAGCAACAGCGATCTTCCAACGAATTGTTCCCGTGTACGCGCGTGTCCCATACAGGAAAGGGAGATAAAGAAAGAgacagcgagagagagagagagctagtACGACACACATCAACGCACAACGTTAGTATAACTCGTGGGGTGAATAATCAAAGACGTCAGGATGCGCCAGAGTGTTGTGCCGATTCGGACCGtacgcatttttttctttcgttttaggAATGGCCCGCGGCAGCAGTTTGTCTAGGCGCGTCACCGGCATTGGCAAATAGGAGAGAATTGcgcacgcaaacacacatactTGCATAGCAAGGATTATTACTGCACTGTCACCGAAACCGCAACCGACAGAGAgtaagagagggagagagatagagagcgcgtgtgtgtgatACAGATAAGGATAGACTGATTCTAAAGATAAAAGTTCAGATCTCTCTATTTCAATACACTCTGAAAATGGAGTGTTTTATCCTTTATGAATGTCCTTTTAGAGCAATCTCGCAATTTGCACAACTATCTGTAGATGCACTTTCGCAAGGTCGCTACACCCGGTACACTGATAGTGATGGTCACTGCTCTCGCGAAATCTCTACCTTCAGGCGCACTCTCCGGAGAGCGCAATGAACGACACACAATCCTCACAGCAGACAGGACAATGGCACAGGACAGGACACACGCGGTTTCCGCGTTTAAACATTATCCCTCTAACTTCCGGGTACACCCGGCGTTACCCTTAAGCGAATCCCTCGTCCAAAAGGACAAAGAAGGACATACCGGTCATTAGGTGTGTCCCTAcagcacacacagacacacatggCAAACGAAGATCCGCTTGCTGGCCTGTGACaaattattgaatttattcGATCCCTTCCCCTTGCACATTCGTTATGGATTTaacttgcaataaaaaaagttttcctaacagaaagagagagataaggaaataaacaaataatgttgaaaaagtttgtaattaaaaagtttcaaatatCTTTAGACTGATGTCAATATCGTTTGCTTTGAAAAGGTCGCAGAGATTGAGGGAAGGGTGATTTCCATAATAAGGAAACATTTGCTCCACGCAACCGCCACAGTACTGCTGTTTGAGGGTGTAAACAATTTGCGGTGATACCATGGAACCATGCCTAAAAGGGAAAGGGTCGGCCGTATCATGATATGGAGACGCGCGCTTGACTGTGCTTTTGTGTCTTTTCCTCcctcaaagcaaacaaatgtgtATTCCTAGCAAAAGCGCAAGGATATTTTTCCCTCGCACGGTATGTACGCCAcatccatacacacacacacatagtgaAGGGCCATTTCCCGCTTCAAATGGAGAGAACGTGCAGTGAGGCCATTAATAGAAACCgtgttggaaaacttttcacctTCACGGTCGTAAACAAATCAACTATCAAAACCGATCCTTATTTCAAAACCCCCCGGGGAACATGGGAGGTGGAAAAGCCGAAAAGGAATGCAACAGCAAtgcgataaaaaataaagataaacAACGATGAATGCCGCCAATGTTTTCGGGTGCCCCGTTTGGCAGTCACGCACAACTATCATGACCGGAAAAAAGGATACacctgtttatgttttttaaccTCAGGTgctaaaggaagaaaacaataaaacggaCGTTGTAAAAGGATGATTTGTGTCCTAGGATAAAATTTTCTCACTGATGACGGCAGCGCCATCTAGCGGCGAGTAGCGCTATCCACCCGTGTTGGGTGCATTGCTTGCCAGAtaatgggaaataaattttctttgtaAGGTTTTTCTATTGCCTTTTTCAGACGgcataaaagcataaaaaacttCATATTACTTTCTTTCTTCGTTTAATCTAAAAAATGGCAGTACAATGCAATATTTACTGTGTGAGCGAGAGCACACAGAATGGTAGAAGTTGTGCATATATACACTACACACTGGCTGTTTGCACAAGCCAATCGGTAAGGTACAATATTATCGCATAAAGACCAAGATAAGATCACATCAGCAGCTATGAATGTGCAAAAACATTTAACACAAGCGCACACAGTACAATTGTGATTTCTTCTTTTGATGGCCTTGTTGCTCCCATCCATATTTTGCCTTAATGATGTAAAATTCCACCAAATCGTATTTGTATTACTGCTTTAGAAAGAGTTACCGGCAGGACTATTAGTATTACAGAGTGTCATGAAAACTTTACCCGTCCGACTCATCATTCAGCTCGAAGTATCCACTCCAGTAGAGCCAAACGATGCCGATGCCGTACAGCGCGAAACCACCGTAGAACACCGTTAGGAACTTTCCCCGCCAACCGATCATGGGGTGTGTGTCGTGGGACTTATAACAAAACGTTAAGGGTTCAATATATTTTCACACGTTCGGTTCAAAACGTTCAAGTGAGGGAAGAACCACACCGCGCGTCGTCTAACAGTAGTTCCGTGCTGTTTCCGGAAGAAAGAGCACGCACACACGAACTTGTGCCACGCACACGTGAACCCCGTGCGAGGTCGATGCAATTACTGGAGCATGGGTTTGGTTTGGGGTGAGCAAAACTCTCCACCGATATGTGCCTATCTATTGGATGATGATCATGGTTAGGTGGGGAGTAGCGCAGCcgtggtttaaaaaaaacggcctACAATTATAATTGCGTGGACTCGGTGGGCTTGGTTTTCACTTTCCAGAAAGAAAGGATGGAAAAAGAGATGACGAGCAGAAAAGTTTATGGTTGAGATCAGCTTTCACTACTTCGGTCGATCGACGATCACATTGGGTTGTGATGAACTTCGGTTTGCGAGAAGTTGGTGGTAATGGTAGTGTGTTTACATAAACGAAAATAAGAAACACGCGTCACCACAATTTATAATAACAAAACCCCTTCGTATATATAGACACTAAAACTTTCTTTGATGTTGCACAATTTTTAATCACACATCGAAACAGGGAGACAGCAATTGTAACACCGGTCTATTTAGGACATTATCAAATGTTTCTTTCAAAACCCGATTGATGAATCACATTCTTTGTTTTGAGGAAGTATTCTAAACACAGCAGCTTCTAAACTATCGCCTTCTTGACCACTCTTGAGCCTGACTCTTTCCCTCTCTGTACCCGGGCAACTTGGACACAACTCTCGGACAACTCGCGACCCGCTACTCGAAGAAGCCGCACTTGTACACGCACGGATAGCGAAACATGGACTGACAAATTGGAGGCTCCAGCCCGGTACATACCCACACGGAGGGTACCCACCTCAGAAAGAGAGACAAGGTCCAACGCGCGAGATTCGAACCAGGTTCACGGTAGCGTGAAGAGACCGGGGAGGACCCTGTAAAAATCGGGGCAACTGTTTTTTGGGCAGCAAGTGCCCTCGGTCATCGTTTCCTCCCTCCTCCCGATCGTAGGCCGGGCGTCGCTAAGCTTAGCTCAGCTACACACGTTAGCTCATTTCTCTCTTCCCAATCGGCACACACCATTGTTGGGTCTTGGCATCCCCTGTGTGTGTCCTTATCAACCGCACCGCATAACGACGTCTTGCAAGAGTGTCGCGAGCGTATCGACGTGAGGTGGAGCCGAAAAGAATGGTGTGTGGTACGGCGTCCATCATCGCACATCGTTCTTATCGGAGGTGTTGCACGCCGAACGGGTTGTTGATTTGGCCGGAGCGCGTCGTGTCGGGTCCGTATAAGTACCGGTCGGGAAGAAAAGGCATAGAAAAGCTTATTAACTCTTCCCCACTTCAATGTTTGCCATCATGTATCGATAGCACTCAATGCGAGGGGACGACCCACATGTCAATAGGGTGGGTGGCATAATAACGTGCACTTAAAGACCACAAAGGGATTTGTGTTTGCCTTGgttgtgtgtgcttttggggatatttttctgttcctttttctAGCTTTCGGGGTGTATCTTAAGTTATCACCCTTGTATAATATTGCCACAATGTTAGGCCCTTTTGTTTGGAAGGATAGAAAGGTGAGAGGGGAAGAGCTCCTATACAATTGATAACCGTCgtttcttgtgtgtgttttgacgTTGACGTTATTCTCGTAATATTACAAGCCACAAGCTTTCACACGGTGTACTAATACAGATTTCAACACCgaaggaagaagaataaaTTGATTGTTCTTCTCTTTATCTCGTTACAGTCAGCACTCGTGTGATCATTTTTTGGTGCTGTTACGCATAGGAACTGTTACCCAATCAATCAGGATGATAATCGCGACCGGTACAGACGAGAACAATAATGCCCTCTCGCGTCGCATGGGGCACGGGATCGGTGATAAAGGTAAGGGtggtattaaaatttatgactaatcaatttaattgatGGCTTGTCTATGCGCATATGACGAATGAAATGCAACCCCAAGGAGGTACGCGAAAACCGCACTGATAACATATCAACCATTGTGTTTCCCCGCCCATCTCTTATTGCATATCAGCAACTACTCCCGATCATGTGTGTCTGATGGTATCGATAACATGTAAACGGGCtccccaaaagaaaaaaaagcccaccATGACATTCACCTTCATCTGTTACAGCAAAGGTTAAACACATGTAATGGTCGTGTGTAACACGAGCGACCGTACCAGCCAGGGGAAAGATAAACAGTAACGAAATGCACTTTACAccacacaccaccaccatgtTTGTGTACTTTTATCATCAACGAGTCATAAATGTGAGATAAAGAGActgtaaagataaaaaaagctATTATTTGCTTGCAGAAAACGTACAGCAAACGTACCAGCTGATGTTTGCAGCATGCAATATCGATGCAAGACGTGATAAGGAGCTTTTTTGGAAGGTAAAGGGTTAATGAGGAATGATAACGTTATGCGATTAGCGAATTTTAATTGATACGCTTTATAATACGGAACAAAAACAGCTTAACGCACGTGGTCCGTCATTAGTTGTTACAATTTGAATTACTGCTTTGTATCAGTTGCCGATAGATGGCGCTACAGTCGCCAGAGAGAAAGTCAACGATGCATATACGATGGGAAATGGATGTTATCTGATTTCTAATTTTCGTTCATCTGTTCATCTGTTTAGTAAAaactatttatatttttaaacaacaacttgaaaatttgaaactgTGTTTTGTGGTTCGTCTATTCGCTCCTAATTTGTGGTCATACCCAGATAGATCTAATTTACCTGTCGTGCCGATAACCGTCGTCCCATGTAGACCGTTATATAATACACCGTTTACaagcaattatttttaaacgatCACAATTTCCCGCAGGGGTGGTTTTGTGTGCACTAGGAAAATAAACACCACAAATACCTACCCCTGTATGTCTTATTGCATGAATCctttattcaataaattttatctACTGAATTGTGTTTGTACGCCTGGCCTTTCGGCAAGCAGTATCGAAAGAACATTGccacacataccacacacgcAACCGCGGCTTTAAAAATATATGCGGCTATTACTGTACAACAAATCGCGCACATGTTGTTAGAAACATAAAGTGGTGCTGCTTCACATGTGAGGCTtgatttatttccttcttattttcggCAATCCCTCCCTCAAAAGAGCGTTAGGTGGTTGTTTACCGATCTGCTAAACGCCTTGTGTGGCTTTTAACagattgttttattatcattatccATTTGTTTACTCGATATCTCAAACTGTTTGAAGATTTTAGTGTCAAACAGAAAGAAGAATAATTAATGTGAGTGGTAAATGAAAAACTGTACCATGCCTCTTGTAGTTAGAACTTTTCTTTTATAGAATACAATCGATTACATTATCGTACCTTTTATCATaccaaaaacatatttcaacggGAGCTTCGTTTGGTGGAGAAGCAATAGCTGTAATAAGTTAATCAACACAAAATGGGACTAAATTTACATCAGTCACGCGGCTTTCCTCCCCCGTAGGAAAACGTGTTCGTGTCAGAGCAACACAGAAGTAATAGATCAAGGTAGAGCATGATGAAGTAGACacgtttaactttttttggatttgttattttaatggaCATTTTAATTGATCAAATCCTGAGCATGTGTACCTTAACTCATAAGGCAAACTGCTTTTTATGTGTTCTATATTTCGATAAATATCTTTATCTTATCAATTTTGGAGCTAAATAAATTCTTCTATCGTGTCTTGTGGTGGCATACTGACTGCTGCTGCCTGCAACTATTATTCATCCCGTCTAGCGGACCAATTGAAACAATTGAAGTCATTCGAAACAGGCCGCAACATTCAGCACACATTTGCTAGAAAGCTAAATGAATCTTTTCCTGCGACTGGCTGCAAATTATGCAAACACTGCACAGACTTGGCTATGCGTATTCATCACATTCGCACACGGTAAACGAGTTGTTTATGCAGCTATTCTGTGCCGCAAGTTGCGATAGATAAAACAGCACTACAAAATGCACCGTGTGTTGACGAAAGACGAGAGAGTATTCAAATGTTATTGCGGTAAAATATTCACCAACATTGCAAGACAAACAGAAGTATCCACATCCATCGCTTAGTGAGTTCCACACGTTTTGGGCGGGCAATTGATTGCTCAATTAGAAAGGAAGTGGAATTGCTTCTCTTGTCCATATTTCCGACACAGGGAATGCTATAACAGTTCTTCTAAGCTTCTAGAAACTTCCATCTAAATCAGCAAACCGTTGTGTTTTCTGCGAGGAGAGAATGGATAATCGGGagggcaaaataaaaaatacataaaatatatatgtCACTTGCACGAGAGt
The DNA window shown above is from Anopheles funestus chromosome 3RL, idAnoFuneDA-416_04, whole genome shotgun sequence and carries:
- the LOC125770580 gene encoding arginine kinase, with amino-acid sequence MVDAAVLEKMEAGFAKLAASDSKSLLKKYLTKEVFDALKNKKTSFGSTLLDCVQSGFENPDSGVGIYAPDAESYTVFADLFDPIIEDYHKGFKKTDKHPARDFGDVNAFSNVDPTGEYVVSTRVRCGRSMEGYPFNPCLTEAQYKEMEEKVSSTLSGLEGELKGKFFPLTGMDKAVQQQLIDDHFLFKEGDRFLQAANACRFWPSGRGIYHNDNKTFLVWCNEEDHLRIISMQMGGDLGQVYRRLVTAVNDIEKRIPFSHNDRLGFLTFCPTNLGTTIRASVHIKVPKLAKDYAKLEATADKYNLQVRGTRGEHSEAEGGIYDISNKRRMGLTEFQAVKEMYDGITEIIKAEKAAQ